A region of Tigriopus californicus strain San Diego chromosome 7, Tcal_SD_v2.1, whole genome shotgun sequence DNA encodes the following proteins:
- the LOC131884076 gene encoding sphingosine kinase 2-like, with protein sequence MKSEETYTGRVVLLEHTFRVWCKGKVGEYVVSLSHLGLTLQTRSLRTSCCHLCSDWKCIQVFGRDILACRPALGVQGTERPNLGPPLFQLITYPLVGKAPSKVVFYFHLRPKETKTAEGTDDEDEDAQSVLYHFDHKQVHLLKQNWVKTILELFFPGGSPLTSSGPFSKSRLVNVTQSKTYLSQKILVALNPLAGKGNALKVFRDILVPIFKDAATEYEVLVTEYPGHAYSVVKNENLARWKGVVCVSGDGLIHEVLNGLFDRVDWQDALSHLSVSSIPIGTISAFGRAMIHLQKEPFHHDGILSNALNVGRAITHPMDLIFVQTKDRSQVGVCNFGWGLLNELKGTKTNKLKLLKNYRLGLTNLFRVSSITVQSAVISYLPVQGGNSSTKQLSENLSSKASSQIHSLQSTLSNRTTCSSCSIGLLKDAPNLSKTFNSSRNTSESTDIRDSSMDPLITSTKAKKATSKTKPRSPAIASPPPASRYTYTSLLAEGQLYFRSWQELDVRLQHHGPFPLLNNHTVMMASSVVTASPPSSMSQGTLRNQKRPKPYFPAMPEMPKPLHQDLGWVTEVGDFVAVHVFNMPCLDQDRTVVPDGSINDGRLRLLLIRGGIKRADLYKFLNAIESDATFMSESMPPLPDGVEIISIKGIRITPITMETAFQVDDQIVTGSVECIQAFVMPGVARTMVK encoded by the coding sequence ATGAAGTCTGAAGAAACTTACACTGGCAGAGTGGTGCTTTTAGAGCACACTTTTCGGGTTTGGTGCAAGGGGAAAGTAGGGGAATATGTGGTCTCGCTTTCCCATCTGGGCCTGACCCTCCAGACCCGATCCCTGCGAACCTCCTGCTGTCATTTGTGCTCAGATTGGAAATGTATCCAAGTGTTTGGACGTGATATTTTAGCTTGTCGACCCGCCCTCGGGGTCCAGGGGACGGAAAGACCCAATCTGGGACCGCCTCTATTCCAACTCATTACATATCCTTTAGTGGGAAAAGCACCCTCAAAAGTGGTCTTCTATTTCCACTTGCGGCCAAAAGAGACCAAGACCGCTGAAGGCACTgacgatgaagatgaggaTGCCCAGTCCGTTTTGTACCATTTTGACCACAAACAGGTTCATTTGTTAAAACAGAATTGGGTCAAAACCATCTTAGAGCTGTTTTTTCCTGGAGGATCCCCTCTGACCTCCTCTGGTCCGTTTTCCAAATCGAGACTGGTGAACGTCACTCAATCCAAAACCTACTTGAGTCAAAAGATCCTCGTGGCGTTGAATCCATTGGCGGGAAAGGGAAATGCTTTAAAAGTGTTCAGAGACATTCTGGTCCCGATCTTCAAGGATGCTGCCACCGAGTACGAGGTGCTGGTGACTGAATACCCAGGACATGCCTACAGTGTGGTCAAGAACGAGAATCTAGCTCGTTGGAAGGGTGTGGTGTGTGTCTCGGGGGATGGCCTCATCCACGAGGTTTTGAATGGATTGTTTGATCGAGTCGATTGGCAGGATGCATTGTCCCATCTCTCCGTGAGCTCAATTCCAATCGGAACCATTTCAGCTTTTGGAAGGGCCATGATTCACCTTCAAAAAGAGCCTTTCCATCACGATGGCATCTTGTCAAATGCCCTCAACGTCGGTAGGGCTATCACTCACCCCATGGACCTGATATTTGTCCAAACCAAAGATCGATCCCAAGTGGGAGTTTGCAACTTTGGTTGGGGACTTCTAAACGAACTCAAGGGAACCAAGACCAACAAGCTGAAACTCCTCAAGAACTACCGATTAGGATTGACCAACCTATTCCGGGTCTCATCGATCACGGTTCAAAGTGCAGTTATTTCCTACCTACCGGTTCAAGGTGGCAATTCGAGTACGAAGCAATTATCTGAAAACCTCTCCTCAAAGGCCTCGTCCCAAATTCATAGCCTACAGTCCACATTATCGAATCGAACGACATGTTCCTCCTGTTCCATTGGGCTTTTAAAAGATGCACCAAACTTATCGAAAACCTTCAACAGTTCAAGGAATACCTCGGAATCCACCGACATTAGAGATTCAAGCATGGACCCCTTGATCACCTccaccaaagccaaaaaagccACGTCCAAAACCAAACCCAGATCCCCAGCCATTGCTAGTCCCCCTCCAGCCTCCCGTTACACCTACACATCTCTCTTGGCTGAAGGACAGCTCTATTTTAGAAGCTGGCAGGAACTCGATGTCCGACTCCAACATCATGGCCCGTTTCCTTTGCTCAACAACCATACGGTCATGATGGCCAGTAGTGTTGTCACGGCTTCACCCCCTAGCTCAATGAGCCAAGGCACCCTCCGCAATCAGAAACGACCGAAACCCTATTTTCCTGCCATGCCAGAAATGCCCAAACCGCTTCATCAGGATTTAGGCTGGGTCACTGAAGTGGGCGATTTTGTGGCGGTTCACGTGTTCAACATGCCTTGTTTGGACCAGGATCGAACAGTTGTGCCAGATGGATCCATCAACGACGGACGACTTCGACTTCTGCTCATTCGAGGGGGTATCAAGCGAGCAGATTTATACAAGTTCTTGAATGCCATCGAGTCTGACGCCACATTCATGTCCGAGAGTATGCCTCCGCTCCCTGATGGAGTTGAAATCATTTCTATCAAAGGCATTCGTATTACTCCCATCACGATGGAGACCGCATTTCAAGTCGACGACCAAATCGTGACTGGCTCAGTGGAGTGCATCCAAGCTTTTGTTATGCCCGGTGTTGCCCGAACAATGGTCAAATAA
- the LOC131884077 gene encoding eukaryotic translation initiation factor 2D-like has translation MFLKAYRVKSNIQMKGSDKKKFKAELRKKFPLLTEERLNELLPTKDEVVLSKIYTFNGDSVLVYTHQKNPLFFELEKDKVIFPTVYTLWKYPDLLPSFPTWPLVLPKIANGADLMIPGIVVDYERGDKAYLNGKLKRDDAVYVNLTNNRAAVAVGVSYHSSEDLYMAGRRGKGLKILHFAGDKLWESGSKVPLPTMNPPDGLDFINHTEENQYVSDDENDPAEEIESVQDDRVEEVVEGAKDLQVQDVPEVEEDPRSPQEIMDELLENAFLQAWKTSAKKAELPMLTSNFFRVHMVSQCPKGKSLDVKKSSYKKLSKFLSEKSKEGLITVKELTKGVESITDVKRDHEKIQHFRVIKVVKDEEPEEEVLPCDMKYEPPEITELFIVSGPVQAIFKPLGIPKGRGLTGPQVREEVKRYVLENDMQDPERKSLVKLNPEMAGVVLGKGENGVFSLKWDDLHSRIQAKMSNGFSLRFPGEAESKVSKGALEPIEITTATRSGNKKVTLVHRLELFRISPKEFAQKLQVGVAASTSVHEAPNQKPGAVEVLVQGNQTSFISKLLLQEYKIPRKYVKEQEVVKKKKGKNPPK, from the exons ATGTTTCTCAAGGCTTATCGGGTCAAGTCCAATATCCAGATGAAAGGCTCGGATAAGAAGAAGTTCAAGGCCGAATTGCGTAAAAAGTTCCCGCTCCTGACGGAAGAGAGGCTCAACGAGCTCCTGCCTACCAAGGACGAGGTCGTCTTGAGCAAGATCTACACCTTTAACGGCGATTCTGTGCTGGTGTATACCCACCAAAAGAACCCGTTATTTTTCGAACTCGAGAAAGATAAAGTCATCTTTCCCACCGTTTACACCTTGTGGAAATACCCTGACCTTCTGCCCAGTTTTCCCACTTGGCCTCTGGTCCTGCCCAAGATCGCCAATGGGGCCGATCTCATGATTCCCGGCATTGTCGTCGATTACGAACGCGGTGACAAAGCCTATCTGAACGGCAAATTAAAACGTGATGACGCGGTCTACGTGAACCTGACCAATAATCGAGCGGCCGTGGCGGTGGGCGTATCCTATCATTCAAGTGAAGATCTCTACATGGCTGGCAGGCGTGGAAAAGGGCTCAAGATTCTACATTTCGCTG GGGATAAGTTGTGGGAGTCGGGCAGCAAAGTGCCATTGCCCACCATGAATCCTCCTGATGGGTTGGATTTTATCAATCATACGGAAGAAAACCAATATGTGTCGGATGACGAAAACGACCCAGCTGAAGAGATTGAGTCGGTCCAAGACGATCGTGTTGAGGAAGTGGTGGAAGGTGCCAAAGATTTGCAAGTCCAAGATGTCCCCGAAGTCGAAGAAGACCCTAGAAGCCCTCAAGAGATTATGGATGAACTCCTAGAAAACGCGTTTCTCCAAGCCTGGAAGACTAGTGCCAAGAAAGCCGAACTTCCCATGTTGACCAGCAATTTCTTCCGTGTTCATATGGTTTCCCAGTGCCCCAAGGGTAAATCTTTGGACGTGAAGAAATCTTCCTACAAGAAACTTTCCAAATTTCTCTCGGAAAAGTCAAAAGAGGGACTCATCACCGTGAAAGAACTCACCAAAGGAGTTGAAAGCATCACCGACGTCAAGCGTGATCATGAGAAAATTCAACACTTCAGAGTGATCAAAGTCGTAAAAGATGAAGAACCCGAAGAAGAGGTTCTGCCCTGTGATATGAAGTACGAACCGCCCGAAATCACGGAACTGTTCATCGTTAGTGGCCCCGTACAGGCCATTTTCAAGCCTTTGGGTATCCCCAAAGGACGGGGCCTCACCGGGCCTCAAGTGCGCGAAGAAGTGAAACGATACGTACTCGAGAACGACATGCAAGACCCAGAGCGAAAGAGCTTAGTCAAGTTGAATCCCGAGATGGCCGGCGTCGTTCTTGGCAAGGGTGAAAATGGAGTGTTTTCCCTCAAATGGGACGATCTCCACTCGCGTATTCAAGCGAAAATGTCGAACGGATTCAGCCTACGATTCCCCGGAGAGGCTGAATCGAAAGTATCCAAAGGAGCTTTGGAACCCATAGAAATAACTACTGCCACACGATCGGGAAACAAGAAGGTGACACTGGTGCACAGATTGGAGCTGTTTCGAATCAGCCCCAAGGAGTTTGCTCAAAAACTGCAAGTGGGTGTGGCAGCTAGCACAAGCGTTCATGAAGCACCCAATCAGAAACCTGGAGCAGTGGAAGTTCTTGTCCAAGGAAACCAGACTAGCTTTATCTCTAAGCTATTGCTCCAAGAATACAAAATCCCACGGAAATATGTGAAAGAGCAAGAAGTagtcaaaaagaagaaaggcaagaatcctcctAAATAA
- the LOC131884079 gene encoding partner of Y14 and mago-like: MSSLTDQQATYYVDPDTGHLMMPGTRRPDGTWRKPRRIKEGYVPQDEVPLYESKGKQWAKAKDIPGLSQDILKMKIDTFDSRKLQPAAHIPGLNPEHVVNPDLLNVKSKNSKKKKNKAAVHEAAEHNGGAASPPPSAVTPPAVSEASDSGGGGASTDPAKKLRNLKKKLRDIEALVKKLDEGLITQPEPEQLEKVGRKEAVESEIATLEALLGS, encoded by the coding sequence ATGTCCTCGTTGACGGATCAACAGGCCACGTACTACGTGGACCCGGACACGGGTCACCTGATGATGCCGGGCACCCGGCGTCCCGATGGGACGTGGCGCAAGCCGCGGCGCATCAAGGAAGGCTACGTGCCGCAAGATGAAGTCCCGCTCTACGAAAGCAAGGGCAAGCAATGGGCCAAAGCTAAGGACATCCCCGGTCTCAGCCAGGACATCCTTAAGATGAAGATCGACACGTTCGATTCGCGCAAGCTCCAACCCGCCGCCCACATCCCCGGTCTCAACCCCgagcacgtggtcaatcccGACCTGCTCAACGTCAAGTCCAAGAAtagcaagaagaagaagaacaaggcGGCTGTCCATGAGGCTGCCGAGCACAACGGCGGGGCGGCAAGTCCCCCGCCGTCGGCTGTGACCCCGCCCGCCGTGAGCGAGGCCTCGGATTCGGGCGGAGGCGGCGCGTCCACGGACCCGGCCAAAAAGCTGCGGAACCTGAAGAAGAAGCTCCGCGATATTGAGGCCTTGGTCAAGAAACTGGACGAGGGCCTCATCACTCAACCCGAGCCTGAGCAGTTGGAGAAGGTGGGACGGAAAGAGGCGGTGGAAAGCGAGATTGCCACTCTGGAGGCCCTTTTAGGATCCTAA